A region from the Deinococcus sp. KNUC1210 genome encodes:
- a CDS encoding isocitrate lyase/phosphoenolpyruvate mutase family protein has translation MTSQVEKAHLFRTLHVPGQPLILMNVWDAGSARTVVSAGAQALATGSWSVASALGFSDGEETPLPLALENLTRIVNATGLPVSMDLESGYADVPEQVGETVRQAFQTGAVGCNLEDSFPTDGTMRTRTNQVLRLRQARQAAEQHFFINARTDVFFQGPPNQHDKRGLSETLERARAYADAGADGLFVPGLIDLGLITELTAASPLPVNVLVQPDSPSLDQLAEAGVARLSHGPGPYRLAMKTLEDAARAIYRSR, from the coding sequence GTGACGTCTCAGGTGGAGAAAGCGCACCTGTTCCGAACGCTGCATGTTCCGGGCCAGCCACTGATTCTGATGAATGTCTGGGACGCAGGCAGCGCCAGAACCGTTGTATCGGCAGGAGCGCAGGCGCTGGCCACGGGCAGCTGGTCGGTGGCCAGCGCCCTGGGCTTCTCGGATGGCGAGGAGACTCCCCTGCCCCTGGCATTGGAAAATCTAACGCGGATCGTGAACGCCACCGGCTTGCCGGTCTCCATGGATCTGGAAAGCGGCTACGCCGACGTACCTGAGCAGGTCGGTGAGACCGTGAGGCAGGCGTTTCAGACAGGAGCGGTCGGCTGCAACCTGGAAGACAGTTTCCCCACGGACGGGACGATGCGGACCAGGACGAATCAAGTCCTCCGGCTGAGACAGGCTCGGCAGGCGGCCGAACAGCACTTCTTCATCAATGCGCGGACAGACGTGTTCTTCCAGGGGCCCCCGAACCAGCATGACAAGCGGGGGCTCAGCGAAACGCTCGAACGCGCGCGTGCCTATGCAGATGCCGGAGCCGATGGGCTGTTCGTGCCTGGCCTGATAGACCTTGGGTTGATCACCGAACTGACTGCAGCCTCCCCGTTGCCGGTCAACGTTCTGGTTCAGCCGGATTCGCCATCCCTGGATCAACTGGCGGAGGCTGGGGTTGCCCGTCTCAGTCATGGCCCCGGTCCTTACCGGCTGGCGATGAAGACGCTGGAAGACGCAGCCCGGGCGATCTACCGCTCCAGGTGA
- a CDS encoding helix-turn-helix domain-containing protein — translation MKVVSDEPNIRQRLADNLRRLRKERGWSHEDLAAIGQIHRTQIGKIEQARQNTGIDIIERLAKTFGVQPGDLLNSDSSRSSDRSSDDIDHRS, via the coding sequence ATGAAGGTTGTGTCCGATGAGCCGAACATTCGCCAGCGTCTGGCCGACAATCTGCGCCGATTGCGGAAAGAGCGGGGCTGGTCGCATGAAGACCTGGCTGCGATAGGACAAATCCACCGCACCCAGATCGGCAAAATCGAGCAGGCCCGGCAGAACACCGGCATCGACATCATTGAAAGGCTCGCCAAGACCTTCGGCGTCCAACCGGGCGACTTGCTCAACAGCGATTCTTCCCGGTCTTCGGATCGGTCGTCAGACGACATAGACCACCGAAGTTGA
- a CDS encoding HAD hydrolase family protein: MKFLYQPLGRIKEGELRRFGILQTNVVENVLSEVPKTPNHRHERHCEWRSVAGSLTHEFPTWACDVHTRNWKTVVGSPGIRLIATHLDGTLLCSNRSVSARTRAALDAARAAGIHVVSVTAHQAKGLKLTAQVAGFEGDAVCGNGAHAGHPSLGTTSFEVHLAVEAQTVFADQLTAVRPEVRFASVRQGAACSWLRRGIPRSPPLRIISVTPTSWDGFHSRPCWLRQACN, encoded by the coding sequence GTGAAATTCCTGTACCAGCCACTTGGACGCATCAAGGAGGGCGAGTTGCGGCGTTTCGGCATCCTCCAGACGAACGTTGTGGAGAACGTGCTGAGCGAGGTGCCGAAGACGCCCAATCACAGACACGAACGGCATTGTGAGTGGAGAAGCGTGGCTGGTAGTCTCACCCACGAATTCCCAACCTGGGCGTGTGACGTACATACGCGTAACTGGAAAACGGTCGTTGGAAGTCCCGGGATTCGTCTGATCGCCACCCATCTCGACGGAACGCTGCTGTGCTCAAACCGCAGCGTCAGTGCGCGAACCCGAGCGGCGCTGGATGCCGCCAGAGCTGCCGGTATTCACGTGGTATCGGTGACCGCACACCAGGCGAAAGGGCTGAAGCTCACCGCGCAGGTGGCTGGCTTTGAAGGCGACGCCGTCTGCGGCAACGGAGCGCATGCTGGTCACCCGTCACTGGGAACGACGTCTTTTGAAGTGCATCTGGCGGTCGAGGCCCAGACGGTGTTTGCAGACCAGCTGACGGCCGTGCGGCCGGAAGTGCGCTTTGCGAGTGTCCGCCAAGGGGCAGCGTGTTCGTGGCTCAGGAGGGGTATTCCGCGCTCGCCACCTTTGAGGATCATAAGCGTTACCCCTACGAGCTGGGATGGTTTCCACTCCCGGCCGTGCTGGCTGCGCCAAGCCTGCAATTGA
- a CDS encoding NIPSNAP family protein, producing MSSITSSSRTVEIRSYTLVAGLEGEFARIFNAEAAPMLARWQVDVVAFGLSLEPRGAYLIRAYDSLAHRQHSQDEFYGSAEWRNGPRTAILACIEQFSDVVLPLDPAAVQALRTSLAASSDLT from the coding sequence ATGTCTTCAATCACAAGTTCATCCAGAACGGTGGAGATCCGGAGTTACACCTTGGTTGCCGGCCTGGAAGGCGAGTTTGCCCGGATCTTCAACGCGGAGGCGGCTCCGATGCTCGCCCGCTGGCAGGTTGACGTGGTGGCGTTCGGCCTCTCGCTCGAACCGCGAGGAGCGTATTTGATTCGCGCCTACGACAGCCTCGCGCATCGGCAGCACAGCCAGGATGAATTCTACGGCAGCGCCGAGTGGCGAAACGGTCCGCGCACCGCGATCCTGGCCTGCATCGAACAGTTCAGCGATGTGGTGCTGCCGCTGGATCCCGCAGCTGTTCAGGCGCTGCGTACGTCCCTCGCGGCATCTTCCGACCTGACCTGA
- a CDS encoding helix-turn-helix domain-containing protein — translation MAGKQPEILKGRRVSALKRQTEGIASKPVSNVIGKRVRQARLSQELTLQVLYERIQIESGFEMGQPTLTRIELGTRSVYDYEVAALARALQVDARWLLGLIDQP, via the coding sequence ATGGCGGGAAAACAGCCCGAAATACTCAAGGGCCGGCGGGTCAGCGCCCTGAAACGTCAAACCGAGGGTATCGCCTCCAAACCGGTCAGCAACGTGATCGGTAAACGCGTGCGGCAGGCCAGGCTCAGCCAGGAACTGACGCTGCAAGTCCTCTACGAACGGATTCAGATTGAATCCGGCTTCGAGATGGGCCAGCCGACTCTGACGCGCATCGAACTCGGAACCCGCAGCGTCTACGATTACGAAGTGGCGGCGCTCGCCCGGGCCCTACAGGTAGATGCGCGCTGGCTGCTCGGGCTTATTGATCAGCCCTGA
- a CDS encoding Ig-like domain-containing protein, translated as MKMTLFTLSLSVLLLADCVNAGSTATLSTLILSGIGNAILIGAPAKLAVTSTGSDGKPYAGTPTFTSSDPNIVSVSADGTLTVKHLNVKPVTLTVTEDGKSAALKVETFGLDAAGGTFLNSRNGSAPGYVFMLGFRDVTGHPLADRVVFRIQGPAAFNHGEPILRSMNKGGTTPGSYAWESDASIPAVTGTYVASGLVGGVTYSKTFTIDAAQVQAIPSAVNVTFGASKYIATGTLPAGAPLVYGELYLADPGGDPEAAQPLGIVNYFEALPVTGEFSPPLASGRYFMVLFAQNYHDERPDEVFPDQINMAISTSRYVTVPAPSASNNRNHR; from the coding sequence ATGAAAATGACCCTGTTCACGCTATCTCTGAGTGTCCTTCTTCTCGCCGACTGCGTGAATGCCGGGTCCACAGCTACCCTGAGTACCCTCATCCTGAGCGGCATCGGCAACGCCATTCTCATCGGCGCGCCGGCCAAACTCGCCGTGACTTCCACTGGCAGCGACGGTAAACCGTACGCTGGGACGCCCACGTTCACATCCAGTGACCCGAACATCGTCTCGGTTTCCGCTGACGGCACGCTCACCGTCAAGCACCTGAACGTCAAGCCGGTGACGCTGACCGTCACGGAAGACGGCAAGAGTGCCGCCCTTAAGGTCGAGACGTTTGGTCTGGATGCTGCGGGCGGCACGTTTCTGAATTCGCGGAATGGCAGCGCCCCTGGCTACGTCTTCATGCTGGGGTTCCGGGATGTCACCGGTCATCCCCTCGCAGACCGGGTGGTGTTCAGGATTCAAGGACCAGCGGCGTTCAATCACGGAGAGCCGATCCTGCGCTCGATGAACAAGGGCGGCACGACCCCGGGCTCGTATGCGTGGGAGAGCGACGCTTCCATCCCTGCCGTGACCGGGACGTATGTGGCGTCAGGTCTGGTGGGAGGCGTGACGTACAGCAAGACGTTCACGATCGATGCTGCCCAGGTGCAGGCGATTCCGAGTGCCGTCAACGTGACATTCGGCGCGTCGAAGTACATCGCCACCGGAACGCTGCCTGCGGGGGCGCCCCTGGTGTACGGTGAACTGTATCTGGCCGACCCTGGAGGTGACCCGGAAGCCGCTCAACCCCTCGGTATCGTGAATTATTTCGAGGCGTTGCCCGTCACTGGAGAGTTCAGTCCACCGCTGGCGAGCGGTCGGTACTTCATGGTTCTCTTCGCGCAGAATTACCATGATGAACGGCCCGACGAAGTGTTCCCGGATCAGATCAATATGGCCATCAGTACGTCGAGGTACGTCACCGTACCTGCTCCATCGGCTTCCAACAACCGCAATCATCGCTAA
- a CDS encoding Dabb family protein, translated as MFEHIVIFRFKVLPSAEQLKNLVSTVQAFEQQIPGIVSLSAGLNETDEVQNIHNYSLGLRITFQSREALKAYSPHPAHQAFVSQLDGLIEHVVVMDYPLVTA; from the coding sequence ATGTTCGAACACATCGTCATTTTCCGATTCAAAGTGCTTCCTTCGGCTGAACAGCTGAAGAATCTCGTCTCGACCGTTCAGGCATTCGAGCAGCAGATTCCAGGGATTGTGAGTCTTTCGGCGGGGCTCAACGAAACCGACGAGGTTCAAAACATCCACAATTACTCGTTGGGCCTGCGAATTACCTTTCAGAGCAGGGAGGCTCTGAAGGCGTACTCGCCTCATCCGGCGCACCAGGCCTTCGTCAGTCAGCTGGATGGGCTGATTGAACATGTCGTGGTCATGGATTATCCGCTGGTGACTGCCTGA
- a CDS encoding pyridoxamine 5'-phosphate oxidase family protein, with the protein MSNRDPSDPKTSHRSHSLGQNSFYDPVLNPPTRPRRPGNAKDDAWIRAFLHLGLVAHIGTRWNEQPFVHPSSYWFDEDRHELVFHSNVVGRLRANSERHDEMCLEISEFGRFLPSNNPLEISLQYRSVIVFGRARVVEGDEARRALYGLVQKYFPTMVPGREYRLIRDEDLARTSVYAVTIDDWSGKENWADRADQTDEHPLLNEEWFAFTSFRDDMERPRASSSTEGS; encoded by the coding sequence ATGAGCAACCGCGATCCATCCGACCCTAAGACGTCTCACCGGTCGCATTCGCTCGGCCAGAATTCCTTCTATGACCCTGTCCTCAACCCGCCGACCCGTCCGCGACGTCCAGGGAACGCGAAAGACGATGCCTGGATCCGGGCCTTCCTCCACCTGGGGCTGGTGGCGCACATCGGTACCCGATGGAACGAGCAGCCGTTCGTCCATCCCAGCAGCTATTGGTTTGACGAGGACCGCCACGAACTCGTTTTTCACTCCAACGTGGTCGGCCGTCTCCGTGCGAACAGCGAGCGCCATGACGAGATGTGTCTGGAGATCAGTGAATTCGGCCGGTTCCTGCCATCCAACAACCCTCTTGAGATCTCGCTTCAATATCGCAGCGTTATCGTATTTGGTCGAGCCCGGGTGGTGGAGGGAGATGAAGCTCGCCGCGCCCTGTACGGCTTGGTGCAGAAATACTTTCCGACCATGGTTCCGGGGCGGGAATATCGGCTGATCCGGGACGAGGATCTGGCACGCACGAGCGTGTATGCGGTAACGATCGACGACTGGAGCGGCAAGGAAAACTGGGCCGACCGTGCTGATCAGACGGATGAACATCCGCTGTTAAACGAGGAGTGGTTTGCCTTCACATCGTTCCGGGACGATATGGAACGCCCACGAGCCTCGTCAAGCACCGAAGGTTCATAA
- a CDS encoding MarR family winged helix-turn-helix transcriptional regulator, whose translation MDAAQLYRLARSLREIALESTSNSHEERISASELSVVEDVARHPQATIGEIARRTGLAQSLISRIVSSLRDAQVFTTAPDPDDRRKLQVSIDSQIRVQVFRERGSRSIEVALQQALPHLEPQELTEAIGLLERLLAYFGAQPVAPGSRPGRPNQASPEPQRGDAS comes from the coding sequence ATGGATGCCGCCCAACTGTACCGGCTCGCCCGAAGCCTCCGAGAGATTGCCCTCGAATCGACCAGCAACAGCCATGAAGAGCGCATCTCGGCCAGCGAACTGTCCGTTGTCGAGGACGTCGCGCGGCACCCGCAGGCCACCATTGGAGAGATTGCCCGGCGCACCGGGCTGGCCCAGAGCCTCATCTCCCGCATTGTCTCCTCGCTTCGCGATGCTCAGGTCTTCACGACCGCACCAGATCCGGATGATCGGCGGAAACTGCAAGTCAGCATCGACTCACAGATCCGCGTCCAGGTCTTCCGGGAACGGGGCAGCCGGTCGATCGAAGTTGCGCTCCAGCAGGCCCTCCCCCATCTCGAACCCCAGGAGCTCACCGAGGCCATTGGCCTGCTGGAGCGGCTCCTGGCCTATTTCGGCGCTCAACCGGTCGCGCCCGGCAGCCGACCCGGACGTCCGAACCAAGCATCCCCTGAGCCTCAGCGTGGTGATGCGTCCTGA
- a CDS encoding helix-turn-helix domain-containing protein, whose amino-acid sequence MASSPRSRLPQGIPGSPPQDERSYVGVPATGHVCRPNCPAAQRDGLGVRRYRTLREAQMAGLRPCGRCTPDRVTRQQFALAQAKVTLDEQLPAPDLGSLARAVGMDRSHFQRVFRAAFGMSPKHYALQVRAARFKAILRTSPSVTQALYDAGHNTPRTVYDPVTDRLGMTPLEYRSGGAGLVIRYTFADLPGGRVLVAATERGVCALYVGERGTEEQLLTQLREEFFQAWLMSSASALASHVAALHSQAANRPRPAAQLPRDFHERVWAFLGHLTGSAPTYADLAAQLGLPSEEEAIAEACEVPPMTFPWPRQAVQVRVSGPTVGPAMMRGA is encoded by the coding sequence ATGGCCTCCTCCCCGCGAAGCCGTCTACCCCAGGGGATCCCGGGCTCCCCGCCGCAGGATGAGCGGTCCTATGTCGGCGTGCCGGCGACCGGTCACGTGTGCCGTCCCAACTGCCCCGCCGCTCAGCGTGATGGGCTTGGGGTGCGGCGGTACCGCACGCTGAGGGAAGCGCAGATGGCGGGGTTGCGGCCCTGTGGACGGTGCACGCCCGACCGGGTGACCCGGCAGCAATTCGCCTTGGCTCAGGCCAAAGTCACGCTCGACGAACAGCTGCCCGCGCCGGATCTGGGGTCGCTCGCCCGAGCCGTCGGGATGGACCGGTCGCACTTCCAGCGGGTCTTCCGGGCGGCGTTCGGGATGAGCCCCAAACACTACGCATTGCAGGTGCGTGCTGCGCGGTTCAAGGCCATCCTGCGGACCTCCCCAAGCGTCACCCAGGCCCTGTACGATGCGGGGCACAACACGCCACGCACGGTGTATGACCCGGTCACGGACCGGCTAGGGATGACACCGCTGGAGTACCGTTCGGGCGGCGCCGGTCTGGTCATCCGCTATACCTTCGCCGACCTGCCTGGCGGCCGGGTGCTGGTTGCGGCCACTGAGCGAGGTGTTTGCGCGTTGTACGTCGGCGAACGTGGAACTGAAGAGCAGCTGTTGACGCAGCTGCGGGAAGAATTTTTTCAGGCCTGGCTGATGTCCAGCGCCAGTGCCCTCGCGTCGCATGTGGCCGCGCTGCACAGTCAGGCGGCCAATCGACCACGACCAGCGGCGCAACTGCCGCGGGACTTTCACGAGCGCGTGTGGGCCTTCCTGGGACATCTGACTGGGAGCGCGCCGACGTATGCAGACCTCGCGGCCCAGCTTGGCCTGCCATCAGAAGAGGAGGCCATAGCGGAGGCGTGCGAAGTGCCGCCGATGACGTTCCCCTGGCCTCGTCAGGCAGTCCAGGTCCGAGTGTCAGGCCCCACCGTTGGCCCGGCCATGATGCGCGGAGCATAA